The Parcubacteria group bacterium genome includes a region encoding these proteins:
- a CDS encoding glycosyltransferase family 2 protein, whose protein sequence is MQLGITTIQRDRAPWIKEWVAFHYLVGFRKFYIYTHMCLDNTEEILNGLKNKFDITIIPVGPEVETAQMTSYQHSCDNFLKEVDYMAFIDSDEFLFPTAHDSMETALAEFNDKKISALGVYWSCFGSSGYIEEPPGLIIENYRRRADGNFEANHHVKSIVRGRQAASSVQVGENAHLFKTPLGTFDENLRPITCGLEINYEPTYEKFRINHYICQSRSYFLNFKKINVAIFKERIKPESWWEEHDINDVLDNSTDKFIGPLKNILNSI, encoded by the coding sequence ATGCAACTTGGAATAACCACAATTCAACGCGACAGAGCTCCATGGATAAAAGAATGGGTTGCATTTCATTATTTAGTCGGCTTCAGGAAATTTTATATCTATACTCACATGTGCTTGGATAACACGGAAGAGATTCTTAATGGTTTAAAAAATAAATTTGACATTACAATAATTCCGGTGGGGCCAGAGGTTGAAACGGCCCAAATGACGTCTTATCAGCATTCCTGCGACAATTTCCTGAAAGAAGTGGATTACATGGCGTTCATTGATAGTGATGAATTTTTATTCCCCACAGCTCATGATTCTATGGAAACTGCGCTGGCTGAATTTAACGATAAAAAAATATCCGCCCTAGGTGTTTATTGGTCGTGTTTTGGAAGCAGTGGATATATTGAAGAACCGCCCGGTTTGATTATTGAAAATTATAGACGCAGAGCCGATGGCAATTTTGAGGCCAACCACCATGTAAAAAGCATTGTCCGCGGAAGGCAAGCCGCCTCATCCGTTCAAGTTGGTGAGAACGCGCATTTATTCAAAACTCCTCTTGGCACATTTGATGAGAATCTAAGGCCGATTACCTGCGGTCTTGAGATAAACTATGAGCCCACATATGAAAAATTTCGTATTAACCATTATATTTGCCAAAGCCGTTCATATTTTTTAAATTTCAAAAAAATTAACGTGGCGATTTTCAAGGAAAGAATTAAACCGGAATCCTGGTGGGAGGAACATGATATAAATGATGTTTTAGACAATTCAACGGACAAATTTATCGGGCCATTAAAAAATATTTTAAATTCCATATGA